Sequence from the Sphingomicrobium clamense genome:
CGCGAGGAGGTCGAGGAACGTCGCCCCGTCCGCCAGTACAAGGGACGCCGATCGGTCGACCAATATGGCGTCCAGACGGGCGGCGAGGGGCTGAACGGCGAACTCAACGTCGATTGGCAGCTGATCGGGATGCTCCGCCAGCTCGAAACCAACTCGTTAATGTCTCGCTACGGCCATGCGGGTTTCATGGCCTATTGCGTCATCACCTCGGTCGGCAACGGCGCGGCAGCCTATGTCGATACGTCGAGCGAACCTGATTACCAGGAATTGCTGCGCGCCTATCGCTACAAGCATATGCAGTGCGCCAATGCCGCCGAGCGCGCCGCGCCCGCCATGCTGGTCAACGCCGCGATCGCCGAAATGCTGGTCGTCCGCAATGTCGCGCCGCCGCCGTTGCGCGCGAAGAAGGACGAGATCGACATGGTCAAGGCGTCGGTCTTCCTGCGCGGTCCCGAGGGCGACAGCAACATCGCGACAGTGGGTCGCTGCGCCACGATTTTCTCGCCCGGCTACGCCTATGACGTGCTCTACACCGAGCCGGGCAGCGATGAAGAGGAAGAGGCGCTCAACGACCTCTATGCAAACACGCCCGAATGCGGTTTGAGCGAGGCGCCCGACGGCCTCGATACCATCTTCCAGCGCACCGCGCTGGCAATGGGGCTCTTCAAGTGGCGCGGGATCAGCCCCGAGACCGTCCCGGACGAGGGGCCGACGCTCAAGGGCCTGTCGGACCGCTAGGCAAAAAAACCGGCGATTCCTCACGCTGACGGGTTGCACTTCCACGCACGCTTGGCCAAAGAGGCGCCAACCGTGCGTGGGGGTCCTCACGCGCTTCGTTTTGGCTAACCGGATTGCACATGCCCACAGTCACCGTCGACGGCGTTGAAATCGAGGTTCCGGACGGCGCGACCGTCCTCCAGGCCTGCGAGCTGGCAGGCAAGGAAATTCCGCGTTTCTGCTATCACGAGCGCCTCAGCATCGCGGGCAATTGCCGCATGTGCCTGGTCGAGGTGAAGCCCGGGCCGCCCAAGCCGCAGGCAAGCTGCGCGCTACCCGCTGCCGACAATCAGGAAATCCGTACCGACACGCCGATGGTCAAGAAGGCGCGCGAAGGGGTGATGGAGTTCCTCCTCATCAACCATCCGCTCGATTGCCCGATCTGCGACCAGGGCGGCGAATGCGACCTTCAGGACCAGGCGATGGCCTACGGGCGCGGTTTCTCGCGTTTCGACGAGAATAAGCGCGCGGTCGAAGACAAATACATGGGTCCGATCGTCAAGACGGCGATGACCCGCTGCATCCAGTGCACCCGCTGTGTGCGCTTTGCCGAGGAAGTGGCGGGCACGCCCGAACTCGGCATGTATTATCGCGGCGAAGACGCGCAGATCACGACCTATCTCGAAAAGGCCGTGTCGAGCGAATTGTCGGGCAACCTCGTCGACCTGTGCCCGGTCGGTGCGCTGCTGTCGAAGCCGACGGCGTTCGAGGCGCGGCCCTGGGAGCTCAAGAAGGTCCCGGCCATCGACGTAATGGACGCGGTCGGCACCAACATCCGCCTCGACGTGCGCGGACGCCAGGTGCTGCGCGTGCTTCCGCGCATCAACGACGACGTCAACGAGGAATGGGCGCACGACAAGACGCGTCACCATGTCGACGCGCTGGTGCGTGGTCGCCTCGACCGCCCGTGGATCCGCAAGAACGGCAAGCTGGCCGAAGCCAGCTGGGAAGACGCGCTCAAGCTCTTCGCCAAGAAGCTCGACGAAGCCAAGTCGAAGGTCGCAGGCATCGCCGGCGATCTCGTCGATGCCGAGACGATGTATGCCGCCAAGGCGCTGCTTAGCGCCCAGAAGGGCAAGCATTTCGAAGGGCGCCAGACCGGGCTCGACTATGATGTCTCGAACCTTGCCGCGGTGCGCTTCAACACGCCGCTCGCCGACATCGAGAATGCCGACGCGATTTTCCTCGCCGGCACCAACGTCCGTTGGGAAGCCCCGCTGGTCAACACACGCATCCGCAAGGCCGTGCGCCGCGGCGCCAGGGTGTTCGCGGTTGGGCCGCAGGTCGACCTGACCTATCCGGTCGAATGGCTGGGCGACGACCTGTCGCAGCTCGGCAAGCTGCCCTCGGCTGTCACTGACGCGTTCAGGGATGCCGAGAAGCCCGTGTTCATCGCCGGTCCGGGTTTGCTGGCCGCGGGCGGGCAGGGTGACGCGCAGGCCGCCGCGCATGCGCTGGGCGTCATCAAGGATGGCTGGAACGGCTACAACGTCCTCCACACCGCCGCCTCGCGCATGGCGGGCCTGATCCTCGGCTATTCCAGCGACGGCGGCATCCGCGCGATCGCGGCCGCCAAGCCCAAGCTGGTGCTGATGCTCGGCGCCGACGAGATGGCGGACGACGCCTTCGCGTCGGCCTTCAAGGTCTATGTCGGCCATCACGGCGACAAGGGCGCCAAGCAGGCCGACCTGATCCTTCCGGGCGCTGCTTACAGCGAAAAGCACGGCACCTACGTCAATATCGAGGGCCGGGTGCAGCGCGGCGAACGCGCGACCTTCCCGCCTGGCGATGCCCGCGAAGACTGGACGATCTTCCGTGCTGTCTCAGATATGCTCGGTAAGCCATTGAAATTCGATCGTTTCGACCAGCTGCGTGCGGCGATGGTCGCCGACCATCCCGAACTGGGCATCGATGACGGCACCGTAATCGACATGCCGTTCGGTTCGCCCGAACTGGCGGTGAAGGGAAGCGGCAAGTTAGGCTATCCGATCGCCGACTTCTACCTCACCAACGCCATCACCCGTCACAGCCCGACCATGCACCGTTGCTCGAGCGAACTGGTCCACGGCGAGGCCTTCGAGGAGGCGGCCGAATGACCGACTTCTTCATGGATCTGGGCATGAGCTACGAGTGGGCGTGGTTCACTGCGACCATTGCGGGCATCCTGCTTATCGCGCTGCCGCTGATGCTGGCGGTCGCCATGATCATCTATGCCGAGCGCAAGATCTGGGCCGCCATCGCGCTGCGTCGCGGTCCCAACGTGGTCGGCCCCTTCGGCCTGCTCCAGAGCTTTGCCGACGGCCTCAAGGTCTTCTTGAAAGAAACGATCATCCCGGCCAGCGCCAACAAGGCGCTGTTCCTGATCGCCCCGATCATCACCTTCACCATCGCGCTGATCGTGTGGGCGGTGGTGCCGTTCGACGTCGGCGTCGTGCTCGCGGACATCAATATCGGGCTGCTCTACATTCTCGCGGTGGGCTCGATCGGCGTCTATGGCGTGATCATCGCGGGTTGGGCGTCCAACTCGAAATATCCCTTCTTTTCCGCGCTTCGCGCCGCCGCGCAGATGGTCAGCTACGAAGTGTCACTTGGCTTCGTGATCATCTCGGTCGTCCTGTGGGCCGGCACCTTCAACATGACCGAGATCGTGCTCGCACAAACCGGCCACGTCCTCGGCGTCCTCAACGGCTTCGGCTTCAACCCGCTCATCTTCCCGATGGCGGTGGTCTTTCTGATCAGCTCGATGGCCGAGACCTTCCGCACCCCGTTCGACCTGGTCGAGGCGGAAAGCGAGCTCGTCGCGGGCCACCAGACCGAATACAGCTCGATGAGCTTCGCGCTCTTCTGGCTCGGCGAATATGCCAATGTCCTGCTGATGTGCGCGCTCAATGCCATCCTCTTCTGGGGCGGCTTCCTGCCCCCGATCGACTGGGCGCCGCTCTACGCCGTTCCCGGCATCATCTGGCTGTTCGCCAAGATCCTGCTCTTCTTCTTCATCTTCGGTTGGGTGAAGGCGACCGTGCCGCGCTATCGCTACGACCAGCTGATGCGCCTGGGCTGGAAGATCTTCCTGCCGCTCTCGCTGCTGTTCGTCTTCCTCGTCTCGCTTTACCTGATGCTCACCCGCACCACTGGAGGCGCGCTGTGATCGCACGCACGCTCAAGGCCTTCACCCTCTGGGAATTCCTGAAGGCGCACGCCCTGACTTTGAAGTATTTCTTCAAGCCCAAGGCGACCATCAATTACCCGTACGAAAAAGCGCCGCAGTCGCCCCGCTTCCGCGGTGAGCACGCGCTGCGTCGCTACCCGAACGGCGAAGAGC
This genomic interval carries:
- the nuoG gene encoding NADH-quinone oxidoreductase subunit NuoG, yielding MPTVTVDGVEIEVPDGATVLQACELAGKEIPRFCYHERLSIAGNCRMCLVEVKPGPPKPQASCALPAADNQEIRTDTPMVKKAREGVMEFLLINHPLDCPICDQGGECDLQDQAMAYGRGFSRFDENKRAVEDKYMGPIVKTAMTRCIQCTRCVRFAEEVAGTPELGMYYRGEDAQITTYLEKAVSSELSGNLVDLCPVGALLSKPTAFEARPWELKKVPAIDVMDAVGTNIRLDVRGRQVLRVLPRINDDVNEEWAHDKTRHHVDALVRGRLDRPWIRKNGKLAEASWEDALKLFAKKLDEAKSKVAGIAGDLVDAETMYAAKALLSAQKGKHFEGRQTGLDYDVSNLAAVRFNTPLADIENADAIFLAGTNVRWEAPLVNTRIRKAVRRGARVFAVGPQVDLTYPVEWLGDDLSQLGKLPSAVTDAFRDAEKPVFIAGPGLLAAGGQGDAQAAAHALGVIKDGWNGYNVLHTAASRMAGLILGYSSDGGIRAIAAAKPKLVLMLGADEMADDAFASAFKVYVGHHGDKGAKQADLILPGAAYSEKHGTYVNIEGRVQRGERATFPPGDAREDWTIFRAVSDMLGKPLKFDRFDQLRAAMVADHPELGIDDGTVIDMPFGSPELAVKGSGKLGYPIADFYLTNAITRHSPTMHRCSSELVHGEAFEEAAE
- the nuoH gene encoding NADH-quinone oxidoreductase subunit NuoH, whose product is MTDFFMDLGMSYEWAWFTATIAGILLIALPLMLAVAMIIYAERKIWAAIALRRGPNVVGPFGLLQSFADGLKVFLKETIIPASANKALFLIAPIITFTIALIVWAVVPFDVGVVLADINIGLLYILAVGSIGVYGVIIAGWASNSKYPFFSALRAAAQMVSYEVSLGFVIISVVLWAGTFNMTEIVLAQTGHVLGVLNGFGFNPLIFPMAVVFLISSMAETFRTPFDLVEAESELVAGHQTEYSSMSFALFWLGEYANVLLMCALNAILFWGGFLPPIDWAPLYAVPGIIWLFAKILLFFFIFGWVKATVPRYRYDQLMRLGWKIFLPLSLLFVFLVSLYLMLTRTTGGAL